Proteins from a single region of Qipengyuania pelagi:
- a CDS encoding PAS domain-containing protein, translated as MRERAASTFENQQDTTGIQSVRFCSSREGHKLAMNAKVITNFQLGSRESSSAPDVLPLAKEHALQSAGAAFHALADTMPQMVWSTLPDGSHDYYNARWYEFTGVPVGSTDGEGWAGMFHEDDQADSWKKWNHSLATGEPYEVEYRLRHHSGDYRWMIGRALPILNEQGDIQRWIGTCTDIDEQKRTALQNEILSQELSHRIKNIFAIVSGLISLTARANEAFGEASRDLLGRISALGRAHEFVRPHSEKSQPEGKEVTLATLLATIFETYPAFSE; from the coding sequence TTGCGTGAGCGAGCAGCGTCGACGTTTGAAAATCAACAAGATACGACAGGTATCCAATCGGTCCGATTCTGTTCATCCCGGGAAGGTCACAAGCTGGCTATGAATGCAAAAGTCATCACGAATTTCCAGCTTGGCAGCCGCGAATCCTCTTCGGCGCCGGATGTCTTGCCCCTGGCTAAAGAGCATGCGCTGCAATCCGCCGGAGCCGCTTTCCATGCGCTCGCCGACACCATGCCGCAGATGGTATGGTCGACTCTTCCCGACGGCTCCCACGATTATTACAATGCGCGCTGGTATGAATTCACGGGTGTCCCTGTCGGATCAACCGACGGCGAAGGATGGGCCGGGATGTTCCATGAGGATGACCAGGCCGACTCATGGAAGAAATGGAATCACAGCCTCGCTACCGGCGAACCGTACGAGGTTGAATATCGCCTGCGGCATCACAGCGGTGATTATCGCTGGATGATCGGTCGTGCGCTGCCGATCCTCAACGAGCAGGGTGATATCCAGCGCTGGATCGGCACTTGCACGGATATCGACGAGCAGAAGCGCACCGCCCTCCAAAACGAAATCCTGAGCCAGGAGCTCAGCCATCGCATCAAGAACATCTTCGCGATTGTTTCCGGTTTGATCAGCCTGACTGCGCGCGCAAATGAAGCGTTCGGCGAAGCGTCGCGCGACTTGCTAGGCCGGATTTCCGCGCTGGGGCGCGCGCACGAATTCGTCCGGCCGCACAGTGAAAAGTCCCAGCCCGAGGGCAAAGAAGTGACCCTCGCCACGCTGCTTGCGACGATCTTCGAGACCTATCCTGCCTTTTCCGAA
- a CDS encoding TipAS antibiotic-recognition domain-containing protein, protein MTDQTQAWQDVVDQYYTPEEQAEWQEHMADAPEFSQEAYQAQWHALSARIEAALPLEPDSDAALAFVREWFALLEPFSRNATPAMWKGTTRMYDDMARWEGKVDPGFSKPVWDFIMTATPAALNRGEDIGPMPAWFARPAGQEKR, encoded by the coding sequence ATGACCGACCAGACCCAAGCCTGGCAGGATGTGGTGGACCAGTATTACACCCCCGAGGAACAGGCTGAATGGCAAGAACACATGGCCGATGCGCCCGAGTTTAGCCAAGAGGCCTATCAGGCGCAGTGGCACGCGCTCAGCGCCCGGATCGAAGCGGCGCTGCCGCTCGAACCGGACAGCGATGCAGCTCTCGCCTTCGTGCGAGAATGGTTCGCGTTGCTCGAACCTTTCAGCCGCAACGCCACGCCCGCGATGTGGAAGGGGACGACCCGGATGTATGACGACATGGCGCGCTGGGAAGGCAAGGTCGATCCCGGTTTCAGCAAGCCGGTGTGGGACTTCATTATGACGGCGACACCCGCGGCGCTGAATCGGGGCGAGGATATCGGCCCAATGCCGGCATGGTTCGCGCGGCCCGCTGGACAGGAGAAGCGGTGA
- a CDS encoding DMT family transporter: MTINAWVLLLGAIALEVASTSLLNASQGMTRWGYGIAAMAGYGVCFWLLAFAMTRIPMGVAYAVWSGVGIVAIAAIGWIVFRQNLSWAQAGFMALILIGAIGLNLTTIRTAP; this comes from the coding sequence ATGACGATCAATGCGTGGGTGCTGTTGCTTGGCGCGATCGCGCTTGAGGTGGCCTCGACCAGCCTGCTCAACGCCTCTCAGGGGATGACCCGATGGGGCTATGGTATCGCAGCCATGGCAGGCTACGGCGTATGCTTCTGGCTGCTCGCTTTCGCGATGACGCGCATTCCGATGGGGGTCGCCTATGCCGTCTGGTCGGGGGTGGGGATTGTTGCCATAGCGGCGATTGGCTGGATCGTGTTCCGTCAGAACCTATCCTGGGCGCAGGCGGGCTTTATGGCGCTAATCCTTATCGGCGCCATTGGGCTTAATCTGACGACCATTCGCACGGCGCCCTGA